From Ananas comosus cultivar F153 linkage group 8, ASM154086v1, whole genome shotgun sequence, one genomic window encodes:
- the LOC109713594 gene encoding cellulose synthase A catalytic subunit 7 [UDP-forming]-like has protein sequence MDMAGLVAGSHQRKELHVMHGHEEPTEKNSRVANARTCRVCGDEIGLRGDGELFVACRECGFPVCRPCYEYERSEGNQCCPQCNTRYKRQKGCPRVAGDEEEGAEMDDFEDEFQIKSPRKPQERINHFDVNSENGEPTTAAVQQWRPGGPALSSFAGSVAGKDLEAERELEGNLEWKDRIEKWKAKQDKNGVVNKDDAENDEENNDDADDYLLMAEARQPLWRKVPIPSSKINPYRIVIMLRLVVLAFFLHFRLTTPARDAYPLWLISVVCEVWFALSWILDQFPKWSPVTRETYLDRLSARFEPANGQPDRLAPVDVFVSTVDPLKEPPIITANTVLSILSVDYPVGKVSCYVSDDGASMLLFDTLSETAEFARRWVPFCKKYAVEPRAPEFYFSQKIDYLKDKVQPTFVKERRAMKREYEEFKVRINALVAKAQKKPEEGWVMQDGTPWPGNNTRDHPGMIQVYLGSQGALDVEGKELPRLVYVSREKRPGYQHHKKAGAMNAMVRVSAVLTNAPFLLNLDCDHYINNSKAMREAMCFLMDPQLGKKLCYVQFPQRFDGIDRHDRYANRNVVFFDINMKGLDGIQGPVYVGTGCVFNRQALYGYDPPKSEKRPKMTCDCWPSWCRFCCCCCCSRKSKSKSDHDNKKDFSAPSFERRGFLAKLYGGKKSKRKDDAVGAGIGYKKRRPGFELEEIEEGLEGYEELERSTLMSQKNFEKHGGLPQGPADGAALIKEAIHVISCGYEEKTEWGKEIGWIYGSVTEDILTGFKMHCRGWRSVYCVPDRAAFKGSAPINLSDRLHQVLRWALGSVEIFLSRHCPLWYGYGGNLKWLERLAYTNTIVYPFTSRKFIIPTLNSLASIWFIALFLSIIATGILELRWSGVSIQDWWRNEQFWVIGGVSAHLFAVFQGLLKVLGGVDTNFTVTSKSAGDEEDEYGDLYLFKWTTLLVPPTTLIILNMVGVVAGVSDAINNGYGSWGPLFGKLFFAFWVIVHLYPFLKGLMGRQNRTPTIVVLWSILLASIFSLVWVRIDPFLPKPTGPVLKPCGVEC, from the exons atgGACATGGCCGGCCTCGTCGCGGGCTCGCACCAACGCAAGGAGTTGCACGTGATGCATGGCCACGAAGAG CCTACGGAGAAGAACAGCCGGGTCGCGAATGCGAGAACATGCCGGGTTTGCGGGGACGAGATCGGGCTCAGGGGCGACGGCGAGCTGTTCGTCGCGTGCCGCGAGTGCGGCTTTCCGGTGTGCCGGCCTTGTTATGAGTATGAGAGGAGTGAAGGGAACCAATGCTGCCCGCAGTGTAACACTCGCTACAAGCGCCAGAAAG GGTGCCCAAGAGTTGCAGGGGATGAAGAGGAAGGAGCCGAAATGGATGACTTTGAGGATGAGTTCCAAATCAAGAGCCCGAGAAAACCTCAAGAACGTATTAATCACTTCGATGTTAACTCg GAGAACGGCGAGccgacgacggcggcggtgcAGCAATGGCGGCCCGGCGGGCCGGCACTCTCCTCCTTTGCAGGAAGTG ttGCTGGTAAGGATCTGGAGGCAGAGAGGGAGTTAGAAGGTAACCTGGAGTGGAAGGACAGGATAGAGAAATGGAAGGCAAAACAGGACAAGAATGGGGTGGTGAACAAAGATGATGCAGAAAATGATGAGGAAAATAATGATGATGCTGATGATTACCTGCT GATGGCGGAGGCGCGGCAGCCGCTGTGGCGGAAGGTGCCGATTCCGTCGAGCAAGATCAACCCCTACCGCATCGTCATCATGCTCCGCCTCGTCGTCCTCGCCTTCTTCCTCCACTTCCGCCTCACCACCCCGGCCCGCGACGCCTACCCGCTCTGGCTCATCTCCGTCGTCTGCGAGGTCTGGTTCGCGCTTTCTTGGATTCTCGACCAGTTCCCTAAGTGGTCCCCCGTAACCCGGGAGACCTACCTCGACCGCCTCTCCGCGCGGTTCGAGCCGGCCAACGGCCAGCCGGACCGCCTGGCCCCCGTCGACGTATTCGTCTCGACCGTCGACCCCCTCAAGGAGCCGCCCATCATCACCGCCAACACCGTCCTCTCGATCCTCTCCGTCGACTACCCGGTGGGCAAGGTCAGCTGCTACGTGTCGGACGACGGCGCGTCCATGCTGCTGTTCGACACGCTGTCCGAGACCGCCGAGTTCGCGCGGCGGTGGGTGCCGTTCTGCAAGAAGTACGCCGTCGAGCCGCGGGCCCCCGAGTTCTACTTCTCGCAGAAGATCGACTATTTGAAAGACAAGGTGCAGCCGACATTTGTGAAGGAGCGGAGGGCGATGAAG AGAGAGTACGAGGAGTTTAAAGTAAGGATTAATGCGTTGGTGGCGAAGGCGCAGAAGAAACCAGAGGAAGGGTGGGTGATGCAGGACGGAACGCCGTGGCCCGGGAATAACACAAGAGACCACCCGGGAATGATTCAG GTGTATTTAGGGAGCCAGGGGGCACTCGACGTAGAAGGGAAGGAGCTCCCCCGGCTCGTCTATGTCTCACGTGAGAAGCGCCCGGGCTATCAACACCACAAGAAAGCAGGCGCTATGAACGCAATG GTTCGAGTATCGGCGGTGCTGACGAACGCGCCGTTCCTGCTGAACCTGGACTGCGACCACTACATCAACAACAGCAAGGCGATGCGAGAAGCCATGTGCTTCCTGATGGATCCCCAGCTGGGGAAGAAGCTCTGCTACGTCCAGTTCCCGCAGCGGTTCGACGGCATCGACCGCCACGACCGCTACGCCAACCGCAATGTGGTCTTCTTCGAC ATCAACATGAAAGGTTTGGATGGTATCCAAGGGCCGGTGTACGTCGGCACGGGTTGCGTGTTCAACCGCCAGGCATTGTACGGTTACGACCCGCCGAAGAGCGAGAAGCGCCCCAAGATGACCTGCGACTGCTGGCCCTCCTGGTGCCgcttttgctgctgctgctgctgctcgcgaaagtccaaatccaaaagcGACCACGACAACAAGAAGGACTTTTCTGCACCCTCCTTCGAGCGGCGGGGCTTCCTCGCGAAGCTCTACGGCGGTAAGAAGAGCAAGAGGAAGGATGACGCCGTCGGCGCCGGCATCGGGTACAAGAAGAGGCGGCCGGGGTTCGAGTTGGAGGAGATCGAGGAGGGGCTGGAGGGGTACGAGGAGCTGGAGCGGTCGACGCTCATGTCGCAGAAGAACTTCGAGAAGCACGGCGGGCTGCCGCAGGGACCGGCCGACGGCGCGGCGCTCATCAAGGAGGCAATTCACGTCATCAGCTGTGGCTACGAGGAGAAGACCGAATGGGGCAAGGAG ATCGGGTGGATCTACGGGTCAGTGACGGAGGACATCCTGACGGGGTTCAAGATGCACTGCAGGGGGTGGCGGTCGGTGTACTGCGTTCCCGACCGGGCGGCGTTTAAAGGGTCGGCCCCGATAAACCTGTCGGACCGGCTGCACCAGGTGCTGCGGTGGGCGCTCGGCTCTGTCGAGATCTTCCTTAGCCGCCACTGCCCGCTCTGGTACGGCTATGGCGGCAACCTCAAGTGGCTCGAGCGGCTCGCCTACACCAACACCATCGTCTATCCCTTCACCTCCAGAAAATTTATCATCCCTACT CTGAACAGTCTGGCAAGCATATGGTTCATCGCGCTGTTCCTGTCGATCATCGCGACGGGGATCCTGGAGCTGCGGTGGAGCGGGGTGAGCATCCAGGACTGGTGGCGCAACGAGCAGTTCTGGGTGATCGGCGGCGTCTCCGCGCACCTCTTCGCAGTCTTCCAGGGGCTCCTGAAGGTCCTTGGGGGGGTCGACACCAACTTCACCGTCACGTCCAAGTCCGCGGGGGACGAGGAGGACGAGTACGGGGACCTCTACCTCTTCAAGTGGACCACCCTCCTCGTGCCCCCCACCACCCTCATCATCCTCAACATGGTCGGCGTCGTCGCGGGCGTGTCGGACGCCATCAACAACGGGTACGGGTCGTGGGGCCCGCTGTTCGGGAAGCTGTTCTTCGCCTTCTGGGTGATCGTCCATCTGTACCCGTTCCTGAAGGGGCTGATGGGGCGGCAGAACCGCACGCCGACCATCGTCGTGCTCTGGTCGATACTGCTCGCGTCCATCTTCTCGCTGGTTTGGGTCCGGATCGACCCCTTCTTGCCGAAGCCGACCGGGCCGGTTCTCAAGCCCTGTGGGGTGGAGTGCTGA
- the LOC109714559 gene encoding peroxisome biogenesis protein 12, with amino-acid sequence MLFQVGGQGTRPTFFEMAAAQQLPASLRAALTYSLGVLALRRPFLHKVLDYDDEFFALLMAVLETHSLRTTDASFSESLYGLRRRAVKITADKGTTSVESSDKVYNSGLRKHQKVLSVVFLVVLPYFKSKLHSIYNREREARLQASLWGQDDPGLDEAGFLLDQGETSHAQVETTSVEVSSVTHLKRKVMAIIGACYPWIHATNEGLSFAYQLLYLLDATGFYSPALHALGIHVCRATGQELMDTSSRISRIRSRELERLRGPPWLKAVQRVLLNCIYTTLDYAQTGLIAAVFFFKMMEWWYQSAEERMSAPTVYPPPPPPPPPKVAKDGIPLPPDRTLCPLCCQKRANPSVLAVSGFVFCYSCIFKYVSQHKRCPVTLMPATVEQIRRLFHDL; translated from the exons CAGCAGCTCCCCGCGAGCCTCAGAGCTGCTCTCACCTACTCTCTTGGG GTGCTCGCTTTAAGAAGACCATTCCTTCACAAAGTGTTAGATTATGATGACGAATTCTTTGCATTATTGATGGCGGTGCTTGAAACTCACAGTTTACGAACAACAG ATGCTTCTTTCTCGGAGTCCTTATATGGTTTGCGAAGGAGAGCAGTGAAGATTACAGCTGATAAAGGCACTACTTCTGTGGAATCTAGTGATAAAGTTTATAATTCTGGGCTGCGGAAGCATCAAAAAGTCCTTTCAGTTGTGTTTCTG GTTGTTTTACCATATTTCAAGTCAAAGCTCCACTCTATCTATAACAGAGAAAGAGAAGCTAGGCTTCAAGCAAGTCTTTGGGGCCAAGATGATCCAGGACTGGACGAAGCTGGTTTTCTTCTAGATCAAGGAGAAACTTCTCATGCACAAGTTGAAACCACAAGTGTGGAAGTATCAAGTGTGACACATCTCAAGAGGAAAGTTATGGCTATTATAGGTGCTTGCTACCCTTGGATTCATGCCACCAATGAAG GCCTGTCATTTGCTTACCAACTATTGTATCTTTTGGATGCTACTGGGTTTTATAGTCCAGCGCTACATGCACTTGGAATTCATGTTTGTCGTGCAACAGGACAAGAACTG ATGGATACATCATCTAGGATTTCAAGGATTAGAAGTCGTGAACTTGAGCGGCTGCGTGGTCCTCCATGGTTGAAG GCTGTGCAGAGAGTGCTTCTCAATTGCATATACACCACTTTGGATTATGCGCAAACTGGTTTAATTGCTGCTGTCTTCTTTTTCAAG ATGATGGAATGGTGGTACCAATCCGCAGAAGAAAGGATGTCAGCACCAACTGTTTATCCCccgcctcctccacctccacctccgaaG GTTGCTAAGGATGGAATTCCCTTACCACCGGATAGGACATTGTGTCCTCTATGCTGCCAAAAACGAGCCAACCCATCGGTTCTTGCCGTTTCCGGTTTTGTTTTCTGCTATAGTTGCATATTTAAGTATGTATCACAG CATAAAAGATGCCCTGTCACATTGATGCCTGCAACAGTTGAACAAATTAGGCGGCTGTTCCATGATTTGTAG